In a single window of the Drosophila albomicans strain 15112-1751.03 chromosome 3, ASM965048v2, whole genome shotgun sequence genome:
- the LOC117571556 gene encoding inositol monophosphatase 1-like, protein MCKFMRAFSRQFSTLDGATVCQLVSRLSPECSKIMLKALNKRMEYTTKKHSRDILTKADKAVERLLVSGIRKEFPEHQIIAEEGTEGVSKSKQLTAAPTWIIDPIDGTMNFLHGFPYFCTSIAFYAEKQAQFGWIHNPLLRQTFVAQRGKGFYFNDQRMQASKQRDLKKSLIFVEWSLKRNEDHVNVAMDNMLKLLPIVHGIRSLGSTALNIAQVAIGACDAYIQFGPQIWDTAAGVLMVREAGGVVLDPCGGEYDLQSQRLLATSTAELAEQLIPMLTQVFPD, encoded by the exons ATGTGCAAATTTATGAGAGCTTTCAGCAGACAGTTCTCaacgctagatggcgccacgGTGTGCCAGCTCGTTAGTCGGTTGAGTCCAGAGTGTAGCAAG ATAATGCTGAAGGCGTTGAACAAGCGAATGGAATACACAACCAAGAAACATTCACGGGATATTTTAACAAAAGCTGATAAAGCTGTGGAGCGTTTACTGGTCAGTGGTATTCGAAAAGAATTTCCCGAACATCAAATCATTGCAGAGGAAGGCACTGAGGGAGTTTCTAAGAGTAAGCAGTTAACAGCTGCCCCTACTTGGATCATTGATCCTATCGATGGCACCATGAATTTCCTACACGGCTTTCCTTATTTTTGCACCTCGATTGCATTTTATGCGGAGAAGCAAGCGCAGTTCGGTTGGATTCATAATCCGCTGCTTAGGCAAACTTTTGTAGCTCAAAGAGGCAAGGgattttatttcaatgatCAGCGCATGCAGGCGAGCAAACAGCGGGATCTAAAGAAGTCGCTCATCTTTGTAGAATGGTCGTTGAAGCGGAATGAAGATCACGTCAATGTGGCCATGGATAATATGCTGAAACTGCTGCCCATTGTGCATGG CATTCGCTCGTTGGGCTCGACAGCATTGAATATTGCTCAAGTGGCGATTGGAGCCTGTGATGcttatatacaatttggtcCACAGATTTGGGACACGGCAGCTGGAGTGTTGATGGTGCGTGAGGCAGGAGGCGTAGTCCTTGATCCTTGTGGCGGAGAATATGATCTGCAATCGCAGCGACTGTTGGCAACATCAACTGCTGAATTGGCCGAGCAATTGATACCAATGTTGACTCAAGTGTTTCCTGATTAA